Proteins co-encoded in one Actinomadura luteofluorescens genomic window:
- the ectA gene encoding diaminobutyrate acetyltransferase, whose amino-acid sequence MAAQPLESPTRRPGKNETNAEVQLQEPSLADGPALWRLARDSRVLDVNSPYSYTLWCRDFADTSVVARDDAGPCGFITGYVRPSRPDTFFVWQVAVDGDHRGQGLARRMLDALADRLAPRGLEYMEATVTPDNTASTAMFESFARARGCELARSPLFAAEHFPEGGHEPEVLFRIGPIAAAN is encoded by the coding sequence ATGGCAGCGCAACCCCTGGAATCACCGACCCGACGCCCCGGGAAGAACGAGACGAACGCGGAAGTGCAACTCCAGGAGCCGAGCCTCGCCGATGGACCCGCGCTTTGGCGGCTCGCCCGGGACTCACGGGTCCTGGACGTCAACTCGCCGTACAGCTACACGCTCTGGTGCCGCGACTTCGCGGACACTTCCGTCGTCGCGCGCGACGACGCGGGTCCGTGCGGCTTCATCACCGGCTACGTCCGCCCGTCCCGTCCGGACACGTTCTTCGTGTGGCAGGTCGCCGTCGACGGCGACCACCGCGGCCAGGGGCTCGCCCGCCGCATGCTCGACGCCCTGGCCGACCGCCTCGCGCCCCGGGGGCTCGAGTACATGGAGGCCACGGTCACACCGGACAACACCGCCTCCACCGCGATGTTCGAATCCTTCGCCAGAGCCCGCGGGTGCGAACTCGCCCGCAGCCCGCTGTTCGCCGCGGAGCACTTCCCCGAGGGGGGACACGAGCCCGAGGTGCTCTTCAGGATCGGCCCGATCGCCGCCGCGAACTGA
- the ectB gene encoding diaminobutyrate--2-oxoglutarate transaminase, with protein sequence MDVFDRMESEVRGYCRSWPTVFTTAQGSHMTDENGKTYLDFFAGAGTLNYGHNNPGLKRRLLDFLAGDPVVHGLDMYTSAKREFLERFNEYVLAPRDLDYKVQFPGPAGNNSVEAALKLARKYTGRETVVSFTNAFHGMTLGALAVTGNSMKRTGAGVPLGHGVAMPYDNYLDGRTPDFLLFETMLDDSGSGLDKPAAVIVETVQGEGGINVATAEWLRGLQDLCHRQDILLIVDDVQMGCGRTGPFFSFEEAGITPDIVCLSKSLSGYGLPFAITLMKRELDVWEPGEHNGTFRGFNPAFITAVGALEDYWTGDDFEKQTLAKGQQVQAALNEIAIAHAGAIDCVRGRGMAWGLVMKDPETAPQVCGEAFARGLLMETSGPEGEVVKLLPPLTTTESELATGLEIIADSVEAVRQKITA encoded by the coding sequence ATGGACGTGTTCGACCGCATGGAATCGGAAGTCCGCGGCTACTGCAGAAGCTGGCCCACGGTGTTCACCACGGCACAGGGCAGCCACATGACCGACGAGAACGGCAAAACCTACCTCGACTTCTTCGCCGGCGCCGGAACCCTCAACTACGGGCACAACAACCCGGGGCTGAAACGCCGGCTGCTGGACTTTCTCGCCGGCGACCCCGTCGTGCACGGCCTCGACATGTACACCTCGGCCAAGCGCGAGTTCCTGGAACGCTTCAACGAGTACGTCCTGGCGCCCCGCGACCTCGACTACAAGGTCCAGTTCCCCGGGCCCGCGGGCAACAACTCGGTCGAGGCGGCGCTGAAACTGGCGCGCAAGTACACCGGCCGGGAGACCGTCGTCAGCTTCACCAACGCCTTTCACGGGATGACGCTCGGCGCGCTCGCCGTCACCGGCAACTCGATGAAGCGCACCGGTGCGGGCGTGCCGCTCGGGCACGGCGTGGCGATGCCCTACGACAACTACCTCGACGGCAGGACGCCCGACTTCCTGCTCTTCGAGACGATGCTGGACGACAGCGGCAGCGGCCTCGACAAGCCCGCCGCCGTCATCGTGGAGACCGTGCAGGGCGAGGGCGGCATCAACGTCGCCACCGCCGAGTGGCTGCGCGGCCTGCAGGACCTGTGCCACCGACAGGACATCCTGCTCATCGTCGACGACGTGCAGATGGGCTGCGGCCGCACCGGGCCGTTCTTCAGCTTCGAGGAGGCCGGGATCACCCCGGACATCGTCTGCCTGTCCAAGTCCCTCAGCGGCTACGGGCTGCCCTTCGCGATCACGCTGATGAAGCGCGAGCTCGACGTGTGGGAGCCGGGCGAGCACAACGGCACCTTCCGCGGCTTCAACCCGGCGTTCATCACCGCCGTCGGCGCGCTGGAGGACTACTGGACCGGCGACGACTTCGAGAAGCAGACCCTCGCCAAGGGCCAGCAGGTCCAGGCGGCGCTGAACGAGATCGCGATCGCGCATGCCGGCGCCATCGACTGCGTCCGCGGCCGCGGCATGGCGTGGGGCCTGGTGATGAAGGACCCGGAGACGGCGCCGCAGGTGTGCGGCGAGGCGTTCGCCCGAGGGCTGCTGATGGAGACCTCCGGCCCCGAGGGCGAGGTCGTCAAGCTGCTGCCGCCGCTCACCACGACCGAGTCCGAGCTGGCCACCGGCCTGGAGATCATCGCGGACTCGGTGGAGGCCGTCCGCCAGAAGATCACCGCCTGA
- a CDS encoding ectoine synthase produces MIVRSLGEIIGTERDVQAPTWCSRRLVLAKEGVGFSLHETILYAGTETKMWYANHIEAVYCVEGQGELTNDETGEKHKIEPGVMYLLDGHEHHTLRAHTDVRTVCVFNPPCTGREVHDENGVYPLLTEEDA; encoded by the coding sequence ATGATCGTTCGTTCCCTCGGAGAGATCATCGGCACGGAGCGCGACGTGCAGGCGCCGACCTGGTGCAGCCGCCGCCTCGTGCTGGCCAAAGAGGGCGTCGGGTTCTCGCTGCACGAGACGATCCTGTACGCGGGCACCGAGACGAAGATGTGGTACGCCAACCACATCGAGGCCGTGTACTGCGTCGAGGGCCAGGGCGAGCTGACCAACGACGAGACGGGCGAGAAGCACAAGATCGAGCCAGGCGTGATGTACCTCCTCGACGGCCACGAGCACCACACCCTGCGCGCCCACACCGACGTGCGGACCGTCTGCGTGTTCAACCCGCCCTGCACCGGCCGGGAGGTCCATGACGAGAACGGTGTCTACCCCCTGCTGACCGAGGAGGACGCATGA
- the thpD gene encoding ectoine hydroxylase, protein MSIIESHPTIDDAYPTRKASEAALLYRQDPVVYGEAKDGPIDGATLDSFEANGFLSVDQLIAPEEVEDYRAELRRLSSDPRILADERTVTERGSDEVRSIFEVHKISEVFAELVRDPRVVGRARQILGSEVYVHQSRVNYKPGFTGKDFYWHSDFETWHAEDGMPRMRAVSISIALTENFVHNGGLMIMPGSHKTFVACVGETPDDHYKESLRGQEIGTPDPNSLSILADKHGIELFTGPAGSATMFDCNCMHGSNGNITPFPRSNVFIVFNSVENTCVEPFSAPAPRPSFIGARDFTPVGVETSPEGGAGRPAAEGTAGA, encoded by the coding sequence ATGAGCATCATCGAGTCCCATCCGACGATCGACGACGCCTACCCCACCCGGAAGGCCTCCGAGGCCGCACTGCTGTACCGCCAGGACCCGGTCGTGTACGGCGAGGCGAAGGACGGGCCCATCGACGGCGCGACCCTCGACTCCTTCGAGGCCAACGGGTTCCTGTCCGTCGACCAGCTGATCGCGCCGGAGGAGGTCGAGGACTACCGGGCCGAGCTGCGCCGGCTGTCGTCGGACCCGCGGATCCTGGCCGACGAGCGGACGGTGACCGAGCGCGGCTCGGACGAGGTCCGCTCCATCTTCGAGGTGCACAAGATCAGCGAGGTGTTCGCCGAGCTCGTCCGCGACCCCCGCGTGGTGGGCCGGGCCAGGCAGATCCTCGGCTCGGAGGTTTACGTCCACCAGAGCCGGGTCAACTACAAGCCAGGTTTCACCGGCAAGGACTTCTACTGGCACTCGGACTTCGAGACCTGGCACGCGGAGGACGGCATGCCCCGGATGCGCGCGGTGAGCATATCCATCGCGCTCACCGAGAATTTCGTGCACAATGGCGGGCTAATGATCATGCCTGGCTCGCACAAGACCTTCGTGGCCTGCGTCGGGGAGACCCCGGACGACCACTACAAGGAGTCCCTGCGCGGACAGGAGATCGGTACGCCCGACCCCAACAGCCTGTCGATCCTGGCCGACAAGCACGGGATCGAGCTGTTCACCGGTCCCGCGGGCTCGGCCACCATGTTCGACTGCAACTGCATGCACGGCTCGAACGGGAACATCACCCCGTTCCCGCGCTCCAACGTGTTCATCGTGTTCAACAGCGTTGAGAACACGTGCGTCGAGCCGTTCTCCGCACCCGCGCCCCGTCCCTCCTTCATCGGCGCCCGTGACTTCACTCCCGTCGGAGTCGAGACCTCTCCGGAAGGCGGGGCGGGCCGTCCCGCCGCGGAGGGGACCGCCGGCGCCTGA
- the ehuB gene encoding ectoine/hydroxyectoine ABC transporter substrate-binding protein EhuB, giving the protein MTSSRRDFLRTAVLLSAAAPLAAAGCSTTDPEKEKAGGGTLQKAKDSGTITVGFANEAPYGYTDKSGKLTGEAPELARVIFKNLGIDEIKGVQVDFGGLIGGLNAKRFDAIAAGMFITPERCASAAFGNPEYVAKSAFMVPEGNPKGLKAAEDPGKKGVKVGVLTGAVEAGYAEKTGVKKGDVKTFADQASAYEGLKAGRIDCIWLTRISLADLLTKHKGEGFEVTDAFTPVIDGKEQLGAGAFAFRKADSDLLNAWNAELAKLQQGNKLLPVLQPFGFTQAEMPGPDDTAAKFCQG; this is encoded by the coding sequence ATGACTTCCTCGAGACGCGACTTCCTCCGCACCGCCGTGCTGCTGTCCGCCGCGGCGCCGCTGGCCGCGGCGGGCTGCTCCACGACGGATCCGGAGAAGGAGAAGGCCGGCGGCGGCACGCTGCAGAAGGCCAAGGACTCCGGGACCATCACGGTCGGGTTCGCCAACGAGGCGCCCTACGGCTACACCGACAAATCCGGGAAGCTGACCGGCGAGGCCCCCGAGCTCGCTCGGGTCATCTTCAAGAACCTCGGCATCGACGAGATCAAGGGCGTCCAGGTCGACTTCGGCGGGCTCATCGGCGGGCTCAACGCCAAGCGCTTCGACGCGATCGCCGCCGGCATGTTCATCACGCCCGAGCGGTGCGCCTCCGCGGCGTTCGGCAACCCCGAGTACGTCGCCAAGAGCGCCTTCATGGTGCCCGAGGGCAACCCGAAGGGCCTCAAGGCCGCCGAGGACCCGGGCAAGAAGGGCGTCAAGGTCGGCGTGCTCACCGGCGCGGTCGAGGCCGGGTACGCCGAGAAGACCGGCGTCAAGAAGGGCGACGTCAAGACCTTCGCCGACCAGGCGAGCGCCTACGAGGGCCTGAAGGCCGGGCGCATCGACTGCATCTGGCTGACCCGCATCTCGCTGGCCGACCTGCTGACCAAGCACAAGGGCGAGGGCTTCGAGGTCACCGACGCGTTCACCCCCGTCATCGACGGCAAGGAGCAGCTCGGCGCGGGCGCGTTCGCGTTCCGCAAGGCCGACTCGGACCTGCTGAACGCCTGGAACGCCGAGCTCGCCAAGCTCCAGCAGGGCAACAAGCTGCTGCCGGTCCTGCAGCCGTTCGGCTTCACCCAGGCGGAGATGCCCGGCCCGGACGACACCGCCGCCAAGTTCTGCCAGGGCTGA
- the ehuC gene encoding ectoine/hydroxyectoine ABC transporter permease subunit EhuC has protein sequence MSEVLDSYPQWLDGAWVTIRLTLLGGALALVLALVFGLAGTSRSAGVRGLNRVYVEFFRGNATLVLLYWFFYALPLIGLRFTTMFAAVLALGLNVGAYGAEVVRGSINAVPKAQYEATIALNFTPFQRMRRVLLPQAFALMLPPFGNLIIELMKGTAIVSLVGLVDLTRVSKNIQGSTGQTVASFTVVLVLYFVIAQVLQLFVRYAERRVDRMLGRRLPPEPSLGTIAAGAPGAGVSG, from the coding sequence GTGTCCGAGGTCCTCGACAGCTATCCCCAGTGGCTGGACGGGGCGTGGGTCACGATCCGGCTCACCCTCCTCGGCGGAGCGCTGGCGCTCGTGCTCGCGCTGGTCTTCGGGCTGGCGGGCACGTCACGCAGCGCGGGGGTGCGCGGGCTGAACCGCGTGTACGTGGAGTTCTTCCGCGGCAACGCCACGCTGGTGCTGCTGTACTGGTTCTTCTACGCCCTCCCGCTGATCGGCCTCCGGTTCACCACGATGTTCGCGGCCGTGCTGGCCCTCGGCCTGAACGTCGGCGCGTACGGCGCCGAGGTGGTGCGCGGATCGATCAACGCCGTCCCGAAGGCGCAGTACGAGGCGACGATCGCGCTGAACTTCACGCCGTTCCAGCGCATGCGGCGCGTGCTGCTGCCGCAGGCGTTCGCGCTCATGCTGCCGCCGTTCGGCAACCTGATCATCGAGCTGATGAAGGGCACCGCCATCGTGTCCCTGGTGGGCCTGGTCGACCTGACCCGCGTCTCCAAGAACATCCAGGGCAGCACCGGCCAGACCGTCGCCTCGTTCACGGTCGTGCTCGTCCTGTACTTCGTGATCGCTCAGGTCCTGCAGCTGTTCGTCCGCTACGCCGAGCGGCGCGTGGACCGGATGCTGGGCCGCAGGCTGCCCCCTGAGCCGTCCCTCGGGACGATCGCGGCGGGCGCGCCCGGGGCGGGGGTGAGCGGCTGA
- the ehuD gene encoding ectoine/hydroxyectoine ABC transporter permease subunit EhuD, which translates to MSWDWHYSGEILPDLLNGLRYTLTATLLGYVIALVLGLVWTLLRRSPSRVFNQVVRWVTEFIRSTPLIPQLYFVFFVLPAWGVTIGSLTAGTITLGIHYSTYTAEVYRAGIADVPKGQWEACTALNLPRSRVWLDVVLPQAIRRVIPTLGNYLIAMFKDSPMLLAINVAELLFSAYQVGSKSLQFLEPITMVGLLFVVVSVISSILVRRLERRYATN; encoded by the coding sequence ATGAGCTGGGACTGGCACTATTCCGGCGAGATCCTGCCCGACCTGCTGAACGGGCTGCGCTACACGCTGACCGCGACGCTGCTGGGCTATGTGATCGCCCTGGTCCTCGGGCTGGTGTGGACGCTGCTGCGCCGCTCCCCGAGCCGGGTGTTCAACCAGGTGGTCCGGTGGGTCACCGAGTTCATCAGGTCCACGCCGCTGATCCCGCAGCTGTACTTCGTGTTCTTCGTGCTGCCGGCCTGGGGCGTCACCATCGGGTCCCTCACCGCGGGCACGATCACGCTCGGGATCCACTACTCGACCTACACGGCCGAGGTGTACCGGGCCGGGATCGCCGACGTCCCCAAGGGGCAGTGGGAGGCGTGCACCGCGCTGAACCTGCCGCGTTCGCGGGTGTGGCTGGACGTGGTCCTGCCGCAGGCGATCCGGCGGGTCATCCCGACGCTCGGCAACTACCTGATCGCGATGTTCAAGGATTCGCCGATGCTGCTGGCGATCAACGTCGCGGAGCTGCTGTTCTCCGCGTACCAGGTCGGGTCCAAGTCCCTGCAGTTCCTGGAGCCGATCACCATGGTCGGCCTGTTGTTCGTCGTGGTCAGCGTCATATCCTCGATACTCGTCCGCCGCTTGGAGAGGCGTTATGCCACCAATTGA
- the ehuA gene encoding ectoine/hydroxyectoine ABC transporter ATP-binding protein EhuA, translating into MPPIDTDSVDPGGTADRPAPEGAAEAPAPVPGEAAAGAGVSTQKGTATKAEPAAGLPRGEAPGIRFEKVVKRFGSNVVLRELDFTVAPGERVTLIGPSGSGKTTILRLLMTLETLDEGLIWIGDDTLWHMDRGGKRVPANQKHLHEMRKQVGMVFQQFNLFPNMNVLRNLTEGPVRVLGVSKDEAVERARGLLDMVGLSDKESAHPTQLSGGQQQRVAIARALAMQPRVLLLDEVTSALDPELVVGVQDLLRDIARQSDLTMLCVTHEMTFAKDISDRVLMFDQGQIVEEGPPDQIFGEPSEQRTRDFLQAVLAS; encoded by the coding sequence ATGCCACCAATTGACACCGACTCAGTCGACCCCGGGGGCACCGCGGACCGCCCAGCCCCCGAAGGCGCCGCCGAGGCGCCGGCCCCTGTCCCCGGCGAGGCGGCCGCCGGCGCGGGCGTCTCCACGCAGAAGGGCACCGCCACGAAGGCCGAGCCGGCCGCGGGGCTGCCGCGCGGCGAGGCGCCGGGCATCCGCTTCGAGAAGGTGGTGAAGCGGTTCGGCTCCAACGTCGTGCTCCGCGAGCTGGACTTCACCGTGGCGCCCGGCGAGCGGGTCACGCTCATCGGGCCGAGCGGGTCGGGCAAGACCACGATCCTGCGGCTGCTGATGACGCTGGAGACGCTCGACGAGGGCCTGATCTGGATCGGCGACGACACGCTGTGGCACATGGACCGCGGCGGCAAGCGCGTCCCGGCGAACCAGAAGCACCTGCACGAGATGCGCAAGCAGGTCGGCATGGTGTTCCAGCAGTTCAACCTGTTCCCGAACATGAACGTGCTGCGCAACCTCACCGAGGGGCCGGTGCGCGTGCTCGGGGTGTCCAAGGACGAGGCGGTCGAGCGGGCCCGCGGCCTGCTCGACATGGTCGGCCTGTCGGACAAGGAGAGCGCGCACCCGACCCAGCTGTCGGGCGGCCAGCAGCAGCGGGTGGCGATCGCGCGGGCGCTCGCCATGCAGCCGAGGGTGCTGCTGCTGGACGAGGTGACCTCGGCGCTCGACCCCGAACTCGTGGTCGGCGTCCAGGACCTGCTGCGCGACATCGCCCGGCAGAGCGACCTGACCATGCTCTGCGTCACCCACGAGATGACCTTCGCCAAGGACATCTCCGACCGGGTCCTGATGTTCGACCAGGGCCAGATCGTCGAGGAGGGTCCCCCGGACCAGATCTTCGGCGAGCCGTCCGAGCAGCGGACCCGCGACTTCCTGCAGGCCGTGCTCGCGTCCTGA